The following nucleotide sequence is from Bremerella alba.
GCCTGGGATGATATTAATAATGATCCCGGCATGAGAATGTTGGATCGTTGATTGACACCATGTGCTCCCCTGAAAGGCCGACCATGATTGTTGCCGTCGTCCGCGAAAACTTCCCAGGTGAACAGCGGGTTGCCTTGGTACCAGGCTCCGTCCCTAATCTTACGAAGGCCGGAGCGATCGTTCTGATTGAAAAAGGCGCCGGCGCAGCTGCCGGTTTCCCTGACCAGCAATACGCCGATAAAGGTGCTGAGTTCGTCGAGAGCCGTCAGGAAGCCTTTGAAAAGGCCGACGTTATCTTCCAGGTCCGTAGTTTTGGAACCAATCCCGAAGCGGGCAAAGCCGACCTCGACTACATGAATCCTGGGCAAATTGTCATCGGCATGGCAGACCCGCTGGGTAATTTGGCGGCAATCCAGGAAGTCGCCTCGCGACAGGCAAAACTCTTCGCTCTAGAGATGATTCCGCGAATCACCCGTGCTCAGAGCATGGACGTGCTATCCTCTCAAGCAACCATTGCTGGCTACCGAGCGGCCCTGCTGGCTGCCATTCATTTGCCGAAGATGTACCCCATGTTAATGACGGCGGCTGGGACCCTCTCTCCCGCCCGAGTTTTTGTGATTGGGGCCGGCGTGGCCGGACTTCAAGCAATCGCCACGGCGAAACGATTGGGCGCGGTAGTCACAGCCTACGACGTTCGCCCCGAGGCCAAGGAGCAAATCGAAAGCCTGGGAGCCAAGTGCGCTCAGCTTCAGCTCGACGCAGAAGGAGCCCAAGACAAAGGGGGCTACGCGAAAGATCTCGGCGAAGAGTTCTATACCAAGCAACGCGACTTCATGGGCGAGATCTGCTCGGAAAGCGATGTCGTCATTACAACTGCGGCAATCCCGGGACGTAAGTCCCCGCTACTAGTTACGACCTACGGCATCCGGCGAATGCCCCCCGGCAGCGTCGCTATCGACCTGGCGGCCGAGCGTGGCGGAAACATCGAAGCGAGCGAACCAGACCAAACCGTTCAACTCGACGGAATCACAATCCTAGGACCGACAAACCTGGCGAGTGAAATCCCCAATCATGCGAGCCAGATGTTCTCGCATAACATCACGAAATTCCTACTCAATATGGTGAAAGAAAAACAGCTTCACCTAAACATGGATGACGATATCATCGCGGGAACCATCGCAACAAACGAAGGGGACGTCGTGAATAGTCGCTTGCGTGAAATGATGGAGTTGCCTCCTCTTGCTCCGCCTTCCCTGCCCGAAGCTGAACCGGACCGTGAGTCCCCCGAACAGGAGAGCCCAGGTGATTCGTAAACTGCTGATTCTCGCAATCGTGATCTCGTTAGCGGGCAGCCTAGGCCTGAATCGTTCAATCGCACAAGATAATCAAGACGCGATCAACGTGACGGAGACCGATCAGGACAACGCCGACCAAGCATCCCCAAAAGAAAACGCAAAAGATGATTCAACGTCGGTCACGCCAACCGAAGTAGAGAGCCCAGAAGAAACTGCGGCCATAGGCCCCAAGTACACCAAGTGGACTGCGTTAGTTGCCAGTATCACTATCTTC
It contains:
- a CDS encoding NAD(P) transhydrogenase subunit alpha; the encoded protein is MIVAVVRENFPGEQRVALVPGSVPNLTKAGAIVLIEKGAGAAAGFPDQQYADKGAEFVESRQEAFEKADVIFQVRSFGTNPEAGKADLDYMNPGQIVIGMADPLGNLAAIQEVASRQAKLFALEMIPRITRAQSMDVLSSQATIAGYRAALLAAIHLPKMYPMLMTAAGTLSPARVFVIGAGVAGLQAIATAKRLGAVVTAYDVRPEAKEQIESLGAKCAQLQLDAEGAQDKGGYAKDLGEEFYTKQRDFMGEICSESDVVITTAAIPGRKSPLLVTTYGIRRMPPGSVAIDLAAERGGNIEASEPDQTVQLDGITILGPTNLASEIPNHASQMFSHNITKFLLNMVKEKQLHLNMDDDIIAGTIATNEGDVVNSRLREMMELPPLAPPSLPEAEPDRESPEQESPGDS
- a CDS encoding NAD(P) transhydrogenase subunit alpha, with translation MIRKLLILAIVISLAGSLGLNRSIAQDNQDAINVTETDQDNADQASPKENAKDDSTSVTPTEVESPEETAAIGPKYTKWTALVASITIFVLAIFIGFEIITKVPPTLHTPLMSGSNAISGISIVGALLSTALGANWFASLLGLLAIIMATVNVVGGYMVTHRMLSMFQKR